In uncultured Cohaesibacter sp., a genomic segment contains:
- a CDS encoding D-ribose ABC transporter substrate-binding protein has protein sequence MNLHRRLLISAFALGIMGLTPGFASAEGLIAIITPSHDNPFFKAEAVGADARAKELGYETVVMVHDDDANKQSELFDSAIASGAKAIILDNAGADATVSAVKRAKDAGIPSFLIDREITASGVAVSQIVSNNYQGAQVGAEEFVKLMEESGIYAELLGRESDTNAGIRSSGYHDVIDQYPDMKMVAQQSANWSQTEAYTVMETMLQANPEIKGVISGNDTMAMGAWAALKAAGREDVIVVGFDGSNDVRDSIKEGGIKATVLQPAYRQAQMAVEQADKYIKTGSTGAEEKQLMDCVLINGDNASKLETFALSE, from the coding sequence ATGAATCTACATCGTAGATTGCTCATTTCCGCATTCGCACTGGGGATTATGGGACTGACACCCGGCTTCGCTTCGGCAGAAGGGCTGATCGCCATCATTACCCCGAGCCACGACAACCCGTTTTTCAAAGCTGAGGCCGTTGGTGCCGATGCTCGGGCAAAAGAGCTGGGCTATGAAACTGTCGTCATGGTGCATGACGATGACGCCAACAAACAATCCGAGCTGTTCGACAGCGCCATCGCCAGCGGCGCCAAGGCTATCATTCTTGATAATGCCGGTGCTGATGCCACGGTTTCTGCCGTGAAACGCGCAAAAGATGCAGGCATTCCGTCATTCCTGATCGACCGTGAAATTACGGCATCCGGCGTTGCCGTCAGCCAGATCGTCTCCAACAACTATCAGGGCGCTCAGGTCGGGGCAGAAGAATTCGTCAAGCTGATGGAAGAAAGTGGCATCTATGCCGAGCTTCTGGGCCGCGAGTCCGACACCAATGCCGGGATCCGTTCCTCTGGTTATCATGATGTGATCGATCAGTATCCGGACATGAAAATGGTTGCCCAGCAGTCGGCCAACTGGTCTCAGACCGAAGCCTACACAGTCATGGAAACCATGCTGCAGGCCAATCCTGAAATCAAAGGGGTGATTTCGGGCAACGACACCATGGCCATGGGTGCATGGGCTGCTCTGAAGGCTGCCGGTCGCGAGGATGTCATCGTGGTCGGGTTTGACGGCTCCAACGACGTGCGTGATTCCATCAAGGAAGGTGGCATCAAGGCAACCGTTCTGCAGCCCGCTTATCGTCAGGCTCAGATGGCTGTCGAGCAGGCCGACAAATATATCAAGACCGGTTCGACCGGGGCGGAAGAAAAGCAGCTGATGGATTGCGTTCTGATCAATGGCGACAATGCATCCAAGCTGGAAACCTTTGCCTTGTCTGAATGA
- a CDS encoding fucose isomerase, with product MSVKAMRKVTLGVVIGSRAFFNGAPCKAARDEVMAHLDRLGVGVEILPFEATVNGAVQSIEDAKLYAAHFSAKRDKLDGLVICLPNFGDEIAIAELINRAKLDLPILLQASNDEVDKVDVKSRRDAFCGKISVANNFYQYGVPFTETTSHTCDVASDEFAADLERFARLCRTVRGLKNARIGAIGARTGPFQTMRFSEKLLQGSGITVVTVDLSEMIASAAAIADSDPDLAAMLGAIKDYGTIPSHITQDQITRQAKWSLAVNRWIEANECDASAIQCWRSLQDNFGCATCLTMSMMGEQLMPSACEVDVMGAISMYALTLAAGSPSAILDWNNNYAYEADKCVCTHCGNYPKQFIGKVPEIGELDVLGETIGRSKCFGAVKGKVEPGPMTFLRISSDDRLGTLKAYTGQGSFTDDPFPMDGGIAVTKVNALRTLMNFVSQNGFEHHVAMVRGNHADVVTEAVSRYMKWPLYNHDTPPVPTLAWPAR from the coding sequence ATGAGTGTGAAGGCGATGCGCAAGGTGACCCTTGGTGTGGTTATCGGTAGTCGGGCGTTTTTTAATGGTGCGCCCTGCAAGGCGGCGCGCGATGAGGTGATGGCGCATCTGGACAGGCTCGGGGTCGGGGTGGAGATCCTGCCCTTTGAGGCGACAGTCAATGGCGCGGTCCAGTCCATCGAGGATGCCAAACTCTATGCTGCCCACTTTTCCGCCAAACGCGATAAACTGGACGGACTGGTCATTTGTCTGCCGAATTTCGGCGATGAAATCGCGATTGCAGAATTGATCAACCGGGCCAAGCTTGATCTGCCCATTCTGTTGCAGGCGAGCAATGATGAGGTCGACAAGGTCGATGTGAAGTCACGCCGGGATGCCTTCTGTGGCAAGATTTCCGTGGCGAACAATTTCTACCAATATGGGGTACCCTTCACGGAAACGACTTCGCATACCTGCGATGTTGCTTCGGATGAATTTGCCGCCGATCTGGAGCGGTTTGCCCGACTTTGCAGAACGGTTCGAGGGCTGAAGAATGCGCGCATCGGGGCAATCGGAGCCCGAACCGGTCCCTTCCAGACCATGCGTTTCTCGGAGAAACTGCTACAGGGCAGCGGCATCACGGTGGTTACGGTGGATCTGTCCGAGATGATCGCCTCTGCCGCAGCGATTGCGGATTCCGATCCGGATCTTGCTGCAATGCTCGGTGCGATCAAGGACTATGGCACCATCCCCTCTCACATCACGCAGGACCAGATCACCCGTCAGGCCAAATGGTCGCTGGCTGTCAATCGCTGGATAGAAGCAAATGAATGCGATGCTTCGGCCATTCAGTGCTGGCGTTCGCTGCAAGATAATTTCGGCTGCGCCACCTGCCTGACCATGTCGATGATGGGCGAGCAATTGATGCCGTCTGCCTGTGAGGTCGATGTAATGGGGGCCATATCCATGTATGCCCTGACGCTGGCCGCCGGATCGCCTTCAGCCATTCTGGACTGGAACAACAATTATGCCTATGAGGCAGACAAGTGCGTCTGCACCCATTGCGGCAATTATCCCAAGCAATTCATCGGCAAAGTCCCGGAAATCGGCGAGCTTGATGTGTTGGGTGAAACCATTGGCCGGTCAAAATGCTTTGGCGCGGTAAAAGGCAAGGTAGAGCCCGGTCCGATGACCTTCTTGCGGATTTCGTCCGATGATCGTCTTGGCACGCTGAAGGCCTATACCGGACAGGGCAGCTTCACCGATGATCCTTTCCCGATGGATGGCGGCATCGCTGTCACAAAGGTCAATGCGCTTCGTACCTTGATGAATTTCGTCTCCCAGAACGGGTTCGAGCATCATGTGGCGATGGTGCGCGGAAATCATGCAGACGTGGTGACTGAAGCCGTCTCCCGCTACATGAAATGGCCGCTTTACAATCACGATACTCCTCCCGTCCCGACGCTCGCCTGGCCGGCTCGCTGA
- a CDS encoding transketolase codes for MDIQDLKVIANRIRRRDLRAVYEAGAGHIGGEMSVIDILTALYFHVLHVDPAKPLDPERDRFILSKGHTACALYVTLSEKGFLPKEEIETFLKPHSRLNGHPNRTKLPGVETNTGPLGHGLPVGVGMALAARLDGASWQTYVVTGDGEMQEGSNWEAIASAAHYKLDNLTLIIDHNRLQQGARLADTNNLAPFAPKLAAFGWDVEEIDGHDMEAIVAALSAERRVAGKPRAILAHTNKGNGISFMSDNVAWHHKVPNAEQYKQAMAELEEAIQ; via the coding sequence ATGGACATTCAGGATCTTAAAGTCATTGCCAACAGGATCCGTCGTCGCGATCTGAGGGCTGTTTATGAGGCTGGCGCTGGCCATATTGGCGGCGAGATGTCGGTGATTGACATCTTGACCGCTCTCTATTTCCATGTGCTGCATGTCGATCCGGCCAAACCGCTGGACCCGGAGCGAGACCGCTTCATTCTCAGCAAGGGGCATACGGCCTGCGCTCTTTATGTCACTTTGTCGGAGAAAGGTTTTCTTCCAAAAGAAGAGATAGAGACCTTCCTCAAGCCTCACTCCCGCCTGAACGGGCATCCCAACCGCACCAAGCTGCCCGGTGTCGAGACCAATACCGGCCCGCTGGGGCATGGGCTGCCTGTTGGTGTGGGGATGGCATTGGCCGCCAGACTGGATGGCGCTTCATGGCAAACCTATGTCGTCACTGGCGACGGGGAAATGCAGGAAGGCAGCAACTGGGAGGCCATCGCGTCAGCGGCACACTATAAACTCGATAATCTGACCCTGATCATCGACCATAATCGCCTGCAACAAGGAGCCCGGCTCGCCGACACCAACAATCTGGCCCCGTTCGCGCCAAAGCTGGCAGCCTTCGGTTGGGATGTCGAGGAGATTGACGGGCATGATATGGAGGCGATTGTCGCTGCGCTCTCTGCTGAGCGGAGGGTTGCCGGCAAGCCACGCGCCATTCTTGCTCATACCAACAAGGGCAACGGCATCTCTTTCATGTCTGACAATGTTGCCTGGCATCACAAGGTGCCCAATGCCGAACAATATAAGCAGGCCATGGCCGAACTCGAGGAGGCAATCCAATGA
- a CDS encoding transketolase family protein: MTATIKESKLYDCRDAFSATLVAMAAENNAIVAVCNDSVGSSKLDAFRDAYPQRLINVGIAEQTMIGVGAGLANGGKIPFVCGAACFLTGRALEQIKADVAYSDTNVKLVGISSGMAYGNLGPTHHSTEDFAWIRAIPNIAIVAPCDNIETAAAVAFAAEYEGPIFLRLSRTGVPQLLPDDHVFELGKANRLRDGNDVTVIANGTLTHRAMAAAELLALKGISTRILNMASVKPLDEEAIVCAAEETGAILTCEEHTILGGLGSAVAEIVTETCPVPMKRLGVPGIFPPTGSAEFLLDEFGMSPQGIADAAQQLLKRKV; encoded by the coding sequence ATGACAGCAACAATCAAGGAATCCAAGCTTTATGATTGTCGCGATGCCTTTTCCGCGACGCTTGTGGCGATGGCTGCCGAAAATAACGCGATTGTTGCCGTCTGCAACGATTCCGTCGGCTCCTCCAAACTGGATGCTTTTCGCGATGCCTATCCGCAAAGGCTCATCAATGTGGGAATTGCCGAACAGACAATGATCGGTGTTGGGGCTGGTCTGGCCAATGGTGGCAAGATCCCCTTTGTCTGTGGTGCAGCCTGCTTCCTGACCGGGCGGGCGCTGGAACAGATCAAGGCGGATGTGGCCTATTCCGACACGAATGTGAAACTGGTCGGCATCAGTTCGGGCATGGCTTACGGCAATCTGGGGCCAACACATCATTCTACCGAAGATTTCGCCTGGATACGTGCCATTCCGAATATCGCGATCGTGGCTCCCTGCGACAATATCGAAACGGCAGCAGCGGTTGCCTTCGCAGCAGAGTATGAAGGACCAATCTTCCTTCGGCTCAGCCGCACCGGCGTGCCGCAATTGCTGCCTGATGATCATGTTTTCGAACTGGGGAAGGCAAACAGGCTGCGCGATGGCAATGATGTCACCGTGATTGCCAATGGCACACTGACGCACAGGGCCATGGCGGCAGCCGAGCTGCTTGCGCTGAAGGGGATCAGCACCAGAATTCTCAATATGGCCAGCGTCAAGCCTCTCGATGAGGAGGCAATCGTCTGCGCCGCCGAGGAAACCGGGGCCATCCTCACCTGTGAGGAGCATACCATTCTGGGCGGGCTTGGCAGTGCCGTGGCGGAAATTGTAACCGAAACATGCCCGGTTCCGATGAAACGGCTGGGTGTGCCGGGCATTTTCCCGCCGACGGGGTCTGCCGAATTTCTGCTCGACGAGTTTGGCATGTCGCCTCAGGGCATCGCCGATGCGGCGCAGCAACTGCTCAAGCGCAAGGTGTGA
- a CDS encoding FGGY-family carbohydrate kinase, with protein sequence MQRGILAIDEGTTNSKAIVVLENGEIFARGSCPVKTLHPQSGWVEQDPQQVWQSTLAAMKDCLSQAGEVEILAIGLSNQRESVMLWDRKTGEALGPLVTWQCRRTAPACDALKAKGLEALVMARTGLPLDPLFPATKIHWLLEHHAKGRKAADLCVGTVDSWLIWNFTKGAVHACDASNAARTQLYDISKGCWDEKLCEIFEVPSVVLPEVANSSHIFGRTAGLEMLPDGVPVASAIGDSHAALFAHGAFDAGDGKVTFGTGSSVMTTLPSFIAPPRGVTTTIAWQLDDVATFAFEGNILVSASILPWTAELLAEPDVTALLELAQTVDTALGVTLVPAHVGLGSPHWDAKARGLISGLSFNSGRAHLARAAAESMACQVADVFRIIRENTGGGIGRLSVDGGPSKNSFLMQLVADLINHPIVVTESAEASALGAAYLAGLATGFWPDLESVRALEGHGQQISPKIDAAEREAILEAWNLAITRARITG encoded by the coding sequence ATGCAACGGGGGATTTTGGCAATTGATGAGGGGACGACGAACAGCAAGGCGATCGTTGTGCTCGAGAATGGCGAGATCTTTGCGCGTGGATCCTGCCCGGTAAAGACACTGCATCCGCAGTCCGGCTGGGTGGAGCAGGACCCGCAACAGGTCTGGCAAAGCACTCTGGCTGCGATGAAAGACTGTCTGTCGCAAGCCGGTGAGGTTGAAATCCTTGCCATCGGTCTGTCCAATCAGCGCGAGTCGGTCATGCTGTGGGACCGCAAAACCGGCGAAGCGCTTGGCCCTCTGGTCACCTGGCAATGCCGCCGCACGGCTCCCGCTTGCGATGCCTTGAAGGCAAAGGGGCTGGAGGCGCTTGTGATGGCGCGCACCGGGTTGCCGCTGGATCCGCTCTTCCCGGCCACCAAGATCCATTGGCTTCTTGAGCATCACGCCAAGGGGCGGAAAGCCGCTGATCTGTGCGTTGGCACGGTGGATTCATGGTTGATCTGGAATTTCACCAAAGGGGCGGTGCATGCCTGTGACGCATCCAATGCGGCCCGCACCCAGCTTTATGACATCTCCAAGGGCTGTTGGGACGAAAAGCTCTGCGAGATTTTTGAGGTGCCGTCGGTCGTGCTGCCAGAGGTGGCCAACTCCTCCCACATCTTCGGTCGGACGGCTGGTCTTGAGATGCTGCCCGATGGCGTGCCGGTCGCATCGGCAATCGGAGATTCTCACGCAGCGCTCTTTGCCCATGGGGCATTTGATGCTGGTGATGGCAAGGTCACCTTTGGAACCGGGTCTTCGGTGATGACGACCTTGCCTTCTTTCATCGCGCCCCCCAGAGGGGTTACAACGACGATTGCATGGCAGCTTGATGATGTTGCCACCTTTGCATTCGAGGGCAATATTCTGGTCAGTGCATCGATCCTGCCCTGGACGGCCGAGTTGCTGGCTGAGCCGGATGTCACAGCGCTGCTGGAACTGGCGCAAACCGTTGACACTGCGCTCGGCGTGACGCTGGTGCCAGCTCATGTCGGGCTGGGCTCACCCCATTGGGATGCAAAGGCGCGCGGGCTCATCAGCGGCCTTTCCTTCAATAGCGGCAGGGCTCACCTTGCCAGAGCCGCCGCTGAAAGCATGGCCTGTCAGGTTGCCGATGTCTTCAGGATCATTCGCGAGAATACCGGAGGTGGTATCGGTCGCCTGTCCGTGGATGGAGGCCCCAGCAAAAACAGTTTCCTGATGCAATTGGTGGCCGATTTGATCAATCATCCCATTGTCGTGACCGAAAGTGCAGAAGCTTCTGCGCTCGGAGCGGCCTATCTGGCCGGGCTGGCCACTGGTTTCTGGCCCGATCTGGAAAGCGTGCGCGCCCTTGAAGGCCATGGTCAGCAAATCTCGCCGAAGATTGATGCCGCAGAGCGCGAGGCCATTCTGGAGGCTTGGAATCTGGCTATCACGCGCGCCAGAATAACCGGTTAG
- a CDS encoding cupin domain-containing protein, translating into MSNEKNPDGIFERGPENVAYAQYFVGQSYLNILSKEGVFIGNVTFEPGCRNNWHIHKADKGGGQILLCTSGKGWYQEWGKPAQALNAGDVVNIPAGVKHWHGAAQDSWFSHLAIEVPGENASNEWLEAVSAKDYAALA; encoded by the coding sequence ATGTCCAACGAAAAGAATCCCGACGGAATTTTTGAACGCGGCCCGGAAAATGTGGCCTATGCCCAGTATTTTGTCGGCCAGAGCTATCTGAATATCCTGTCGAAAGAAGGCGTTTTCATCGGCAATGTCACCTTCGAACCCGGTTGCCGCAACAACTGGCACATTCACAAGGCAGACAAGGGCGGTGGGCAGATCCTGCTCTGCACTTCCGGCAAGGGCTGGTATCAGGAATGGGGCAAACCGGCTCAGGCCTTGAATGCTGGTGATGTGGTCAATATCCCCGCTGGCGTCAAACATTGGCATGGTGCCGCTCAGGACAGCTGGTTTTCTCACCTTGCCATCGAAGTGCCCGGCGAAAATGCATCCAACGAATGGCTCGAGGCCGTCTCCGCAAAAGACTATGCCGCATTGGCCTAG
- a CDS encoding SDR family oxidoreductase yields the protein MKDVTVVVGAGGIGQAITRRISQGRHILVANHTEEASKAAANILELAGFDVTAMAVDIADRGMVQALAAKAQELGPIRALVHAAGVSPSQAPIEQILKVDLYGTAVLLEEFGKVIAPGGAGVVISSQSGYRMPALSAEQDALLATAPAEQLLDLDFVKGVKDTLHAYQMSKRCNSLRVRGEAINWAKRDARVNAISPGIIVTPLAHDELYGERAEFYQTMLRKMPAGRAGTPDEVAALAAHIMGPEAGFITGSDFLIDGGATANYFYSPDAG from the coding sequence ATGAAAGACGTAACCGTTGTTGTGGGCGCCGGGGGGATCGGGCAGGCCATCACCCGTCGCATCAGTCAGGGGCGCCATATTCTGGTTGCCAATCACACTGAGGAAGCATCCAAGGCCGCAGCAAACATTCTGGAGCTGGCCGGTTTTGATGTAACGGCCATGGCCGTCGATATTGCAGATCGCGGCATGGTGCAGGCCCTTGCGGCAAAGGCTCAGGAGCTGGGGCCGATCAGGGCGCTGGTGCATGCTGCTGGTGTTTCACCCTCGCAGGCGCCAATCGAGCAGATCCTCAAGGTCGATCTCTACGGAACAGCGGTTTTGCTGGAAGAATTCGGCAAGGTAATCGCTCCCGGTGGCGCTGGTGTCGTGATCTCGTCGCAGTCGGGCTATCGCATGCCCGCTCTGAGCGCCGAACAGGATGCGCTGCTGGCCACGGCTCCTGCCGAGCAATTGCTTGACCTTGATTTCGTCAAGGGCGTCAAGGACACGCTGCATGCCTATCAGATGTCCAAGCGGTGCAATTCATTGCGGGTAAGGGGCGAGGCGATCAACTGGGCCAAGCGCGATGCGCGGGTGAATGCGATCAGTCCGGGCATCATCGTAACGCCACTGGCCCATGATGAGCTTTATGGCGAACGCGCGGAATTCTATCAGACCATGCTGAGGAAAATGCCTGCCGGACGGGCCGGAACTCCCGATGAGGTGGCAGCGCTTGCCGCGCATATCATGGGGCCGGAAGCGGGCTTCATCACCGGCAGCGATTTCCTGATTGATGGCGGTGCCACTGCCAACTATTTCTACAGTCCCGACGCGGGTTAG
- a CDS encoding zinc-dependent alcohol dehydrogenase family protein, with translation MLGTMLYGPGDVRYEEVPEPQIVHPTDAIIRLSATCICGSDLWPYRGLNDIAAPMAMGHEYCGVVEAVGDAVTTVKPGDFVVGSFCLSDNTCPHCGHGFHSSCEQREFMTGAQAPLARVALADGTLVKTAGQPSEDLIPHLLAASDVLGTGWYAADAARVQPGSTVVVVGDGAVGLMGVLSAKQMGAERIIAMSRHKSRQDLALEFGATDIVAERGDEGVAKIRELTARIGADSVLECVGTEQSMQQAIACARPGSTVGFVGVPHGVKIDGQDLFFAQVGLMGGPAPVRRFLPDLMQLVTDRKIAPGKVFDLQIPIEDVAEGYKAMDERRAIKTLLRV, from the coding sequence ATGCTAGGAACAATGCTCTATGGTCCGGGTGACGTGCGTTACGAAGAGGTGCCTGAGCCTCAGATCGTCCATCCCACCGATGCCATTATCCGCCTGTCGGCTACCTGCATCTGCGGATCGGATCTCTGGCCTTATCGTGGCCTGAATGACATCGCAGCGCCCATGGCGATGGGACATGAATATTGCGGTGTCGTGGAAGCTGTTGGTGACGCTGTCACCACGGTCAAGCCGGGTGACTTCGTGGTCGGCTCTTTCTGCCTTTCCGACAATACATGCCCCCATTGCGGCCACGGCTTCCATTCATCCTGCGAACAGCGTGAATTCATGACCGGTGCGCAGGCCCCGCTTGCACGGGTCGCGCTGGCTGATGGCACTCTGGTCAAAACCGCCGGCCAGCCTTCCGAGGATCTCATTCCGCATCTGCTCGCAGCCTCGGACGTTCTGGGGACCGGCTGGTATGCTGCCGATGCTGCAAGGGTGCAGCCCGGCTCGACGGTGGTTGTCGTGGGAGACGGCGCGGTTGGCCTGATGGGCGTACTCTCAGCCAAGCAGATGGGAGCAGAGCGCATCATTGCCATGAGCCGCCACAAGTCCCGTCAGGATCTGGCTCTTGAATTCGGCGCAACCGACATCGTGGCTGAACGCGGCGACGAAGGCGTTGCCAAGATCAGGGAACTGACCGCAAGGATCGGTGCGGATTCCGTGCTCGAATGCGTCGGCACCGAGCAATCCATGCAGCAGGCAATCGCCTGTGCGCGTCCGGGGTCTACCGTCGGCTTTGTTGGCGTGCCTCATGGCGTCAAGATTGACGGGCAGGATCTGTTCTTCGCTCAGGTTGGTCTGATGGGCGGTCCGGCTCCGGTGCGTCGCTTCCTGCCTGACCTGATGCAGCTGGTGACCGATCGCAAGATTGCACCGGGCAAGGTCTTTGACCTGCAAATCCCGATTGAAGATGTCGCCGAAGGCTATAAGGCGATGGATGAAAGACGCGCCATCAAGACCCTGTTGCGCGTCTAG
- a CDS encoding DUF362 domain-containing protein, producing the protein MAKKIERRSFLKTTGAAVAGAALFSNLGDSQAQAETPAQKSKVYFSKDLSYEGLLALYAKVNQGMSGKIGIKLHTGEPNGPNLLPIDFIKGLQAEIPNSNIVECNVLYPSTRQNADTHRQTIATNGFDFCPVDIMDEDGDAMLPIAGMQEIIEAQGSGSESVKLTEGQHYAEVAVGKNLLNYDSLLVYTHFKGHAMGGFGGSLKNIAIGCASGKVGKRMIHGDDWVRGPLFLERMVEAGKGITDHFGEKITYINVLKNISVDCDCDAHGAPPSCSDIGILASTDILAIDQASVDMIYAMPKKDKRAMVVRIESRQGLHQLTHMKALGMGNADYELINI; encoded by the coding sequence ATGGCAAAGAAGATCGAACGCCGCAGCTTCCTCAAGACGACAGGGGCCGCGGTCGCAGGGGCTGCACTTTTCAGCAATTTGGGTGACAGTCAGGCACAAGCAGAGACCCCGGCGCAAAAGTCGAAGGTCTATTTTTCCAAGGATCTGAGCTATGAAGGGCTGCTGGCCCTTTATGCCAAAGTCAATCAGGGCATGAGTGGCAAGATCGGTATCAAATTGCATACCGGCGAACCGAATGGCCCAAATCTTCTGCCGATAGACTTCATCAAGGGGCTGCAGGCAGAAATTCCCAACAGCAATATCGTGGAATGCAACGTGCTCTATCCAAGCACGCGCCAGAATGCCGATACCCATCGGCAAACCATTGCCACCAATGGCTTTGACTTCTGCCCGGTCGATATCATGGATGAAGATGGCGACGCCATGCTGCCGATTGCCGGCATGCAGGAGATTATCGAGGCGCAGGGGAGTGGCTCGGAGAGCGTTAAGCTAACCGAAGGCCAACATTATGCGGAAGTCGCCGTCGGCAAGAATCTGCTTAATTACGACTCCCTGCTGGTCTATACCCATTTCAAGGGCCACGCGATGGGCGGCTTTGGTGGATCGCTCAAGAATATTGCCATTGGCTGCGCTTCCGGCAAGGTCGGCAAACGGATGATCCATGGCGATGACTGGGTGAGGGGGCCATTATTCCTCGAAAGAATGGTCGAGGCCGGTAAGGGCATCACCGATCATTTTGGAGAAAAAATCACCTATATCAATGTCCTGAAAAATATCTCGGTGGATTGCGACTGCGATGCCCATGGCGCACCTCCTTCCTGTAGCGACATCGGCATTCTGGCATCTACCGACATTCTGGCCATTGATCAGGCCTCTGTCGACATGATCTACGCCATGCCGAAGAAAGACAAAAGAGCCATGGTTGTGCGCATCGAGAGCCGTCAGGGCCTGCATCAGCTTACCCATATGAAAGCACTCGGAATGGGCAACGCCGACTATGAACTGATCAATATATGA
- the larB gene encoding nickel pincer cofactor biosynthesis protein LarB, with amino-acid sequence MSEKSAAIRFDWARRERTGVPEAVFCENKSIEQLAAIIAMAKSRSHPLLLTRLDADKAELLASPQLDYEPVSRTGVIGGRMERCFASPALAIVGAGTSDLPVMMEAKRSAEYLGIETDLFADIGVAGLWRLLDAMPEISQYKVIIAVAGMEGALFSVLAGLVSAPLIAVPTSVGYGVAEGGKAALSSALGACSPGIMTVNIDNGFGAAAAAFKILALTK; translated from the coding sequence ATGTCCGAAAAGAGCGCCGCAATTCGCTTCGACTGGGCAAGGAGAGAGCGAACCGGCGTGCCGGAAGCGGTCTTTTGCGAAAACAAGAGCATCGAACAACTGGCAGCCATTATCGCGATGGCGAAAAGCCGGTCCCATCCGCTCTTGTTGACGCGTCTTGATGCCGATAAGGCCGAGCTGCTGGCCTCACCTCAACTCGACTATGAACCGGTCTCGCGAACAGGCGTAATCGGCGGGCGGATGGAGCGCTGTTTTGCCTCTCCGGCTTTGGCCATTGTCGGGGCTGGTACATCCGATCTGCCGGTGATGATGGAAGCCAAACGCAGCGCGGAATATCTCGGAATAGAGACCGATTTATTCGCCGATATCGGCGTTGCCGGCTTGTGGCGTCTGCTCGATGCCATGCCCGAGATCAGCCAATACAAGGTCATCATTGCGGTAGCGGGAATGGAGGGTGCGCTCTTCTCGGTGTTGGCCGGTCTGGTTTCCGCCCCGTTGATCGCGGTGCCCACATCGGTGGGCTATGGAGTGGCAGAAGGTGGCAAGGCCGCCCTTTCTTCTGCTCTGGGAGCCTGCTCTCCGGGTATCATGACAGTCAATATCGACAATGGCTTCGGAGCCGCCGCCGCTGCCTTCAAAATCCTTGCCCTGACCAAATAG
- a CDS encoding adenine nucleotide alpha hydrolase: protein MNPELARLASVFDALPRLTIAVSGGVDSLTLAHAARWLGKDFAAVHAVSPAVPASATERVKRHAEAGQWQLSIIEAGEFADENYLKNPVNRCYFCKTNLYGRIREIITEGRIASGTNLDDLGDFRPGLQAAEEIGVVHPFVLTQLCKEDVRAIARFLKLEDIAELAAQPCLASRIETGIGISASDLIFVDKVERIVRGSLPDADIRCRITSKGVQLQASQEVARELVEQIAAQCRAEDRDWLGVAHYQRGSAFKHDPGE, encoded by the coding sequence ATGAATCCTGAACTCGCCCGCCTCGCCTCGGTCTTTGATGCCCTGCCAAGGCTCACCATTGCGGTGAGTGGCGGGGTGGACAGCCTGACGCTGGCCCATGCGGCCCGATGGCTCGGCAAAGATTTCGCCGCGGTGCATGCGGTCTCCCCGGCGGTGCCAGCATCTGCCACCGAGCGGGTCAAACGCCATGCCGAGGCAGGCCAATGGCAGCTGAGTATCATCGAGGCGGGAGAATTCGCCGATGAGAATTATCTCAAGAATCCCGTCAATCGCTGCTATTTCTGCAAGACGAACCTTTATGGCCGCATTCGCGAAATCATCACCGAGGGGAGGATCGCATCGGGTACCAATCTGGATGATCTGGGCGACTTTCGGCCCGGCCTTCAGGCTGCCGAGGAAATCGGCGTTGTGCATCCCTTTGTTCTGACGCAATTATGCAAGGAAGATGTGCGCGCGATTGCACGTTTTCTCAAGCTTGAGGATATTGCCGAACTGGCCGCCCAACCCTGCCTTGCCAGCCGCATCGAGACGGGCATTGGCATCTCGGCCAGCGACCTGATATTTGTCGACAAGGTGGAGCGGATCGTGCGCGGCTCCCTGCCCGATGCCGACATCCGTTGCAGGATCACCAGCAAGGGTGTCCAGTTGCAAGCGTCGCAAGAGGTGGCAAGAGAACTGGTCGAACAGATCGCCGCCCAATGCCGGGCTGAAGATCGCGACTGGCTGGGCGTTGCCCATTATCAGAGAGGCAGTGCTTTCAAACATGACCCAGGCGAGTGA